In Anopheles gambiae chromosome 2, idAnoGambNW_F1_1, whole genome shotgun sequence, a single window of DNA contains:
- the LOC1273814 gene encoding neurofibromin isoform X7: MATQKPGEWANSLLARFEEQLPYRTGPHGTQARLSIDETMNCLIQISRYRFSLVISGLTKMLQRVNEIFIILQFQPPACRGHEPERCCYDSLIIILETLERCLSGQSKDTARFEEAMNVKLLLREICQFIDIQNENNQNATSLKALASKVLFALSQNHFGAVFNRISARLQELSTCAEENPDYSDIELIQHIDLDVHRLTKLLTETIQKFKSLKKSAHMILLSSLERALWNWIEFHPKEFEDLQRNPNDELSKCCETFFDILDSYSENKKARAAVWPLQIMLLILSPKVLEEIVNADSGAPCSPRHLKKKHFMEGIKKGLGAHASSKQSTESAAIACVKLCKASTYININDSNNVTFQLVQSVINDLKALLFNPAKPFSRGQGFNFQDIDLMIDCWVSCFRIKPHNNEALKVCLSLNSPPAYHFVIVSSLLKIVTQARLPWWPQIDLVYARSGELRGLFTDTLNKATQGYIAHTPLRMITSLTLKSKDAQSRLTRPDEGPAHKALLLLMVRLIHADPMLLLNSLGKAGHEVQSSTLELINGLVSLVHQPTMPDVAQEAMEALLALHSPDKIEVWNPEAPINTFWDVSSQVLFSISQKLIQHQIANYTDVLKWLREILICRNTFLQRHKDYANVGSQIAICRQAHIKLEVVFFMYLWSVDLDAVMVSLSCFGLLCEEAEIRSGSDELTVGFILPNYHLYQELSHTSATLTSPQNAESRYSFFEHLHGRVTLQRNIMSLLRKIEHCVNGVQPAWEETFRNWEVTSKLLQSYPKGKPEEGQAEVFHRSMGKRRASHQSSEHDLEEQITEWANMTWFLLALGGVCLQKPRNQRQATQGYNLPIGTAGPSLMQSTTSLSSSSSGRGSMHPIMGSLVSSIGPGSSQEVQYCPVTQFIGQLLRLLVCNNEKFGPQIQKHVKELVGQEMSAQLYPILFDQIRSIVEKFFDQQGQVVVTDINTQFIEHTIYIMKSVLDGRQSKDQNDQPANAEHLGVTSIENLMLAIVRYVRHLDMTVHAIHIKTKLCQLVEVMMKRRDDLAFRQEMKFRNKLVEYLTDWVMGTSHQIAPPGSGDVTIITRDLDQACMEAVAALLRGLPLQPEESDRGDLMDAKSALFLKYFTLFMNLLNDCVDGSEADKDTNNPPLLPPRPRVAAGKLTALRNATIQAMSNLLSANIDSGLMHSIDLSYNPDLQTRAAFMEVLTQILQQGTEFDTLAESVMADRFEQLVQLVTMISDKGELPIAMALASVVTTSQMDELARVLVTLFDAKHLLSPLLWNMFYREVEVSDCMQTLFRGNSLGSKIMAFCFKIYGASYLQGLLEPLIRPLLGDEPTSSFEVDPARLEPTEDIEVNRKNLIALTQKVFDAIVNSADRFPPQLRSMCHCLYQVLSKRFPNLLQNNIGAVGTVIFLRFINPAIVSPQELGIVGKQVPTQIKRGLMLMSKILQNIANHVEFSKEQHMLCFNDFLRAHFEAGRRFFIQIASDCETVDQTSHSMSFISDANVLALHRLLWSHQERIGDYLSSSRDHKAVGRRPFDKMATLLAYLGPPEHKPVDSHLLFSSYARWSSIDMSSTNFEEIMVKHQMHEKEEFKTLKSMNIFYQAGTSKAGNPVFYYIARRYKIGETNGDLLIYHVILTLKPFCHSPFEVVIDFTHTCSDNRFRTEFLQKWFYVLPEVAYENLYAAYIYNCNSWVREYTKFHDRILAPLKGCRKLIFLDSPAKLNDVIDPEQQKLPGATLSLDEDLKVFNNALKLSHKDTKVAIKVGPTALQITSAEKTKVLAHSVLLNDVYYASEIEEVCLVDDNQFTLSIANESSQLSFIHNDCDNIVQAIIHIRNRWELSQPDSVTVHQKIRPKDVPGTLLNMALLNLGSSDPNLRTAAYNQLCALTATFDLKIEGQLLETQGLCIPSNNTIFIKSVSETLATNEPHLTLEFLEECIQGFQRSTIELKHLCLEYMTPWLANLVRFCKPSDEGKRQKQVAQILEKLINLTIEQKEMYPSIQAKIWGSIGQIPELIDMVLDNFIHKSVSSGLGSPQVEIMADTAVALASANVQLVAKKVIGRLCRVMDKTCHSPTQYLEQHMMWDDIAILARYLLMLSFNNCLDVARHLPYLFHTVTFLVCTGSLSMRASTHGLVINIIHSLCTCTKPSFSEETQRMLRLSLDEFSLPKFYLLFGISKVKSAAVTAFRSSCRHPNDRWLGNERVSQAPPADRERLALPSLEVITEALLEIMEACMRDIPDCDWLQTWTSLAKSFAFCFNPALQPRALIVFGCISKSVTDQDVKQLLRILVKALESFNDIILLEALVMCLTRLQPLLRPESPIHRALFWVAVSVLQLDESTLYAAGLALLEQNLHTLNSQQLFDNQNIADVMMATREPLEWHFKQLDHAVGLSFKSNFHFALVGHLLKGFRHPTPTTVSRTSRVLTMLLGIVAKPHRRDKFEVTPDSVAYLTALVCFSEEVRSRCHVKHTVPRWPVESGGSGDSASGSSSDPSAPNSAGGGPLTGGSGPSGSSGSGGHSVRRQKSWDMLDQSAIQYARQSHKVQQHQERGSRSSVSNESNVLLDPEVLPDSSTQALVLTVLATLVKYTTDEAETRVLYQYLAEGSIVFPKVFPVIHSLLDQKVNNVLSVSNDQIVLASVQSIIQNMLASEDASQQPLHFLQSCGFGGLWRFAGPFTKYNMMVESSELFVNFLEAMVETCLPVEESTPMPPSPRPYNLSSSLSSLTLGSPTDKGSSSN; the protein is encoded by the exons ATGGCTACACAGAAACCGGGCGAGTGGGCCAACTCACTGTTGGCCCGGTTCGAGGAGCAG CTCCCTTACCGCACCGGTCCCCATGGCACACAGGCGCGGCTCAGCATTGACGAAACGATGAACTGCTTGATACAGATATCGCGCTACCGCTTTTCACTCGTCATTTCCGGCCTGACGAAAATGTTGCAGCGTGTGAACGAGATT TTTATTATCTTACAGTTTCAACCGCCTGCCTGCCGGGGTCACGAGCCGGAACGGTGCTGCTATGATTCGTTGATCATCATCCTAGAGACGCTCGAACGGTGCCTGTCCGGGCAGTCGAAAGATACGGCACGTTTCGAGGAAGCGATGAATGTGAAGCTGCTCCTCAGGGAAATTTGCCAATTTATTG ATATACAGaatgaaaacaatcaaaatgcCACCTCGCTGAAGGCGCTCGCCTCGAAGGTGCTGTTCGCACTGTCCCAGAACCACTTCGGGGCCGTGTTTAACCGCATCTCGGCCCGCCTGCAGGAGCTGAGCACGTGCGCGGAGGAGAATCCCGACTACAGCGACATCGAGCTGATCCAGCACATCGATCTGGACGTGCACCGGCTGACGAAGCTGCTGACGGAGACGATACAGAAGTTTAAGTCGCTGAAAAAGTCCGCCCACATGATCCTGCTCAGCTCGCTGGAGCGCGCGCTCTGGAACTGGATCGAGTTTCACCCGAAGGAGTTCGAGGACCTGCAGCGCAACCCGAACGACGAGCTGAGCAAATGCTGCGAAACGTTCTTCGACATACTGGACTCGTACTCGGAGAACAAGAAGGCCCGGGCCGCCGTGTGGCCGCTGCAGATCATGCTGCTGATACTGAGCCCGAAGGTGCTGGAGGAGATTGTGAACGCCGACTCGGGTGCGCCGTGCTCGCCGCGCCACCTGAAGAAGAAACACTTCATGGAGGGCATCAAGAAGGGGCTGGGGGCGCACGCGTCCTCCAAGCAGTCGACCGAATCGGCCGCGATCGCGTGCGTGAAGCTGTGCAAAGCGTCCACGTACATCAACATCAACGACTCGAACAACGTGACGTTCCAGCTGGTGCAGAGCGTGATAAACGATCTGAAGGCGCTGCTGTTCAACCCGGCGAAACCGTTCTCGCGCGGCCAGGGCTTTAACTTTCAAGACATCGATCTGATGATCGACTGCTGGGTGTCCTGCTTCCGCATCAAGCCGCACAACAACGAGGCGCTGAAGGTGTGCCTGAGTCTCAACTCGCCGCCGGCCTACCACTTTGTTATCGTCAGCTCGCTGCTGAAGATCGTCACCCAGGCGCGGCTACCCTGGTGGCCCCAGATCGACCTGGTGTACGCACGGTCCGGCGAGCTGCGAGGCCTCTTCACCGACACGCTGAACAAAGCGACCCAGGGCTACATCGCCCACACGCCGCTGCGCATGATCACCTCGCTGACGCTCAAATCGAAGGACGCCCAGAGCCGGCTGACCCGCCCGGACGAGGGACCAGCGCACaaggcgctgctgctgctgatggtgcggCTCATCCATGCCGATCCGATGCTACTGCTGAACAGCCTCGGCAAGGCGGGGCACGAGGTGCAAAGCTCGACGCTCGAGCTGATCAACGGGCTCGTCTCGCTCGTGCACCAGCCCACGATGCCGGACGTGGCCCAGGAAGCGATGGAAGCGCTGCTCGCCCTGCACTCGCCCGACAAGATCGAGGTGTGGAATCCCGAGGCGCCGATCAACACGTTCTGGGACGTGAGCTCGCAGGTGCTGTTTTCGATCTCGCAAAAGCTGATCCAGCACCAGATCGCCAACTACACGGACGTGCTCAAGTGGCTGCGCGAGATACTGATCTGCCGCAACACGTTCCTGCAGCGGCACAAGGATTACGCGAACGTTGGCAGCCAGATCGCGATCTGCCGCCAGGCGCACATCAAGCTCGAGGTGGTCTTTTTCATGTACCTGTGGTCGGTCGATCTGGACGCGGTCATGGTGTCGCTGTCGTGCTTCGGGCTGCTGTGCGAGGAGGCGGAAATACGGTCCGGTTCGGACGAGCTTACCGTGGGCTTCATTCTGCCGAACTATCACCTCTACCAGGAGCTGTCGCACACCTCGGCCACGCTAACGTCGCCCCAGAATGCGGAATCGCGGTACAGCTTCTTCGAGCATCTGCACGGGCGTGTGACGCTGCAGCGCAACATCATGTCGCTGCTGCGCAAGATCGAACACTGCGTGAACGGTGTGCAGCCGGCATGGGAGGAAACGTTCCGCAACTGGGAGGTAACGAGCAAGCTGCTCCAGAGCTACCCGAAAGGGAAGCCGGAGGAAGGGCAGGCGGAGGTGTTTCACCGGAGCATGGGCAAACGGCGCGCGAGCCACCAGAGCTCCGAGCACGATCTCGAGGAGCAAATCACCGAGTGGGCCAACATGACCTGGTTCCTGCTGGCGCTCGGCGGTGTCTGCCTGCAGAAGCCTCGCAATCAGCGACAGGCGACGCAAGGCTACAATCTGCCGATCGGAACGGCCGGACCGTCCCTGATGCAATCCACCACCTCGCTGTCCAGCTCGAGCTCGGGGCGCGGCTCGATGCATCCGATCATGGGATCGCTGGTATCGTCGATCGGGCCGGGCAGCAGCCAGGAGGTGCAGTACTGCCCGGTGACCCAGTTCATTGGCCAGCTGTTGCGGCTGCTCGTGTGCAACAACGAAAAGTTCGGCCCGCAGATACAGAAGCACGTGAAGGAGCTGGTCGGGCAGGAAATGTCGGCCCAGCTGTATCCCATCCTGTTCGACCAGATACGCTCGATCGTGGAAAAGTTCTTCGACCAGCAGGGCCAGGTGGTCGTCACGGACATCAACACGCAGTTCATCGAGCACACGATCTACATCATGAAGTCGGTGCTGGACGGGCGGCAAAGCAAGGACCAGAACGACCAGCCGGCGAACGCGGAGCATCTCGGCGTGACGAGCATCGAGAATCTCATGCTAGCGATCGTACGGTACGTGCGCCACCTGGACATGACCGTGCATGCGATCCACATCAAGACCAAGCTCTGCCAGCTGGTGGAGGTGATGATGAAGCGGCGGGACGATCTCGCCTTCCGGCAGGAGATGAAGTTCCGCAACAAGCTGGTGGAGTATCTGACCGACTGGGTGATGGGCACGTCGCACCAGATCGCGCCGCCGGGCTCGGGTGACGTGACGATAATTACGCGCGATCTCGACCAGGCGTGCATGGAGGCGGTGGCGGCCCTGTTGCGCGGTTTGCCCCTCCAGCCGGAGGAATCGGACCGCGGCGATCTGATGGACGCGAAGAGCGCACTGTTTCTGAAGTACTTCACGCTGTTCATGAACCTGCTGAACGACTGCGTGGACGGTTCGGAAGCGGACAAAGACACGAACAATCCGCCGCTGTTGCCGCCCCGGCCGAGAGTAGCGGCCGGGAAGCTGACCGCCCTGCGCAACGCCACCATCCAGGCGATGTCCAACCTGCTGAGCGCGAACATCGACTCGGGCCTGATGCATTCGATCGATCTGAGCTACAACCCCGACCTGCAGACCCGGGCAGCGTTCATGGAGGTGCTGACGCAGATCCTGCAGCAGGGCACCGAGTTCGATACGCTTGCCGAGTCCGTGATGGCCGACCGGTTCGAGCAGCTGGTGCAGCTCGTGACGATGATCAGCGACAAGGGCGAGCTGCCGATCGCGATGGCCCTTGCCTCCGTGGTGACCACCTCCCAGATGGACGAGCTGGCCCGCGTGCTGGTGACACTGTTCGACGCGAAGCATCTGCTATCTCCGCTGCTGTGGAACATGTTCTACCGCGAGGTGGAAGTGTCCGACTGTATGCAGACGCTGTTCCGGGGGAACTCGCTCGGCAGCAAGATAATGGCGTTCTGCTTCAAGATTTACGGCGCGAGCTATCTGCAGGGGCTGCTCGAGCCGCTGATACGTCCACTGCTGGGCGACGAACCGACCAGCAGCTTCGAGGTGGACCCGGCCCGGCTCGAACCGACCGAGGACATTGAGGTGAACCGGAAAAACCTGATCGCCCTCACGCAGAAGGTGTTCGACGCGATCGTCAACTCGGCAGACCGGTTCCCGCCGCAGCTCCGCTCGATGTGCCACTGCCTGTACCAGGTGCTGAGCAAGCGGTTCCCGAACCTGCTGCAGAATAACATCGGCGCGGTCGGCACGGTGATCTTTCTGCGCTTCATCAACCCGGCGATCGTGTCGCCCCAGGAGCTGGGCATCGTCGGCAAGCAGGTACCGACGCAGATCAAGCGCGGCCTGATGCTGATGTCGAAAATACTGCAAAACATCGCCAACCACGTGGAGTTCTCGAAGGAGCAGCACATGCTGTGCTTTAACGATTTTCTGCGCGCCCACTTCGAGGCGGGCCGGCGCTTCTTCATACAGATCGCTTCCGACTGCGAGACGGTCGACCAGACGTCGCACAGCATGAGCTTCATCTCGGACGCGAACGTGCTGGCGCTGCACCGGTTGCTGTGGTCGCACCAGGAGCGCATCGGCGACTACCTGTCCAGCAGCCGGGACCACAAGGCGGTCGGGCGGCGCCCGTTCGACAAGATGGCCACGCTGCTCGCGTACCTCGGGCCGCCCGAGCACAAGCCGGTCGACTCGCATCTGCTCTTCTCGTCCTACGCCCGCTGGAGCTCGATCGACATGTCGTCGACCAACTTCGAGGAGATCATGGTGAAGCACCAGATGCACGAGAAGGAGGAGTTCAAGACGCTGAAATCGATGAACATCTTCTACCAGGCCGGCACGAGCAAGGCGGGCAATCCGGTGTTCTACTACATCGCGCGCCGCTACAAGATCGGCGAAACGAACGGCGACCTGCTGATCTACCACGTGATCCTGACGCTCAAACCGTTCTGCCACTCGCCGTTCGAGGTGGTGATCGACTTCACGCACACCTGCTCGGACAACCGCTTCCGGACGGAGTTTCTGCAGAAGTGGTTCTACGTGCTGCCGGAGGTCGCGTACGAGAATCTGTACGCCGCGTACATCTACAACTGCAACTCGTGGGTGCGCGAGTACACCAAGTTTCACGATCGCATACTGGCCCCGCTCAAGGGCTGCCGGAAGCTGATCTTTCTCGACTCGCCAGCCAAGCTGAACGACGTGATCGACCCGGAGCAGCAGAAGCTGCCCGGCGCGACCCTCTCGCTCGACGAAGATCTGAAGGTGTTCAACAACGCGCTCAAGCTGAGCCACAAGGACACGAAGGTGGCGATCAAGGTGGGGCCGACCGCGCTCCAGATTACGTCCGCCGAGAAGACGAAGGTGCTGGCCCACTCGGTGCTGCTGAACGACGTGTACTACGCGTCGGAAATCGAGGAGGTGTGCCTGGTGGACGACAACCAGTTCACGCTGTCGATCGCCAACGAAAGCTCGCAGCTCAGCTTCATCCACAACGACTGCGACAACATCGTGCAGGCGATCATACACATCCGCAACCGGTGGGAGCTGAGCCAGCCCGACTCGGTCACCGTGCATCAGAAGATCCGGCCGAAGGATGTGCCGGGCACGCTGCTCAACATGGCCCTGCTGAACCTAGGCTCGTCCGATCCGAACCTGCGCACGGCCGCGTACAACCAGCTGTGCGCCCTGACCGCGACCTTCGATCTGAAGATCGAGGGCCAGCTGCTCGAAACGCAGGGCCTCTGCATCCCGTCGAACAACACGATCTTCATCAAGTCGGTGAGCGAAACGTTGGCCACGAACGAGCCGCACCTGACGCTGGAGTTTCTCGAGGAGTGCATCCAGGGCTTTCAGCGCAGCACGATCGAGCTGAAGCATCTGTGTCTCGAGTACATGACGCCCTGGCTGGCGAATCTGGTACGGTTCTGCAAACCGTCCGACGAGGGCAAGCGGCAAAAGCAGGTAGCGCAGATCCTCGAGAAGCTGATCAATCTCACGATCGAGCAGAAGGAGATGTATCCCTCGATACAGGCCAAAATCTGGGGCTCGATCGGCCAGATACCGGAGCTGATCGATATGGTGCTGGACAACTTCATCCACAAGTCGGTCAGCTCCGGGCTCGGTTCGCCGCAGGTCGAGATAATGGCCGACACGGCGGTCGCGCTCGCCTCCGCCAACGTGCAGCTCGTGGCGAAGAAGGTGATCGGGCGGCTGTGCCGCGTGATGGACAAAACCTGCCACTCGCCGACGCAGTACCTCGAGCAGCACATGATGTGGGACGACATTGCGATACTCGCGCGCTATCTGCTGATGCTGTCGTTCAACAACTGTCTCGACGTGGCCCGCCATCTGCCGTACCTCTTCCACACGGTGACGTTTCTCGTGTGCACCGGCTCGCTGTCGATGCGCGCCTCGACCCACGGGCTCGTGATCAACATCATCCACTCGCTGTGTACCTGCACCAAGCCGTCCTTCTCGGAGGAAACCCAGCGCATGCTGCGCCTGTCGCTGGACGAGTTCTCCCTGCCCAAGTTCTATCTGCTGTTCGGCATCAGCAAGGTGAAGTCGGCCGCCGTCACGGCGTTCCGTTCCTCCTGCCGCCATCCGAACGACCGCTGGTTGGGCAACGAGCGTGTGTCGCAGGCACCACCAGCCGATCGCGAGCGACTGGCGCTGCCCTCGCTCGAGGTGATCACCGAGGCGCTGCTGGAAATCATGGAAGCCTGCATGCGCGACATTCCCGACTGCGACTGGCTGCAGACGTGGACGTCGCTAGCGAAAAGCTTCGCCTTCTGCTTCAATCCCGCCCTGCAGCCCCGGGCACTGATCGTGTTCGGCTGCATCTCGAAAAGCGTCACCGATCAGGACGTGAAGCAGCTGCTGCGCATCCTGGTGAAAGCGCTGGAATCGTTCAACGATATCATACTGCTCGAGGCGTTGGTAATGTGTCTGACCCGGCTGCAACCGCTGCTCCGGCCGGAATCGCCCATCCACCGGGCATTGTTTTGGGTGGCGGTAAGCGTCCTGCAGCTCGACGAATCGACCCTGTACGCGGCCGGTTTGGCACTGCTCGAGCAGAACCTGCACACGCTCAACTCGCAACAGCTGTTCGACAACCAGAACATTGCCGACGTGATGATGGCGACGCGGGAACCGCTCGAGTGGCACTTCAAGCAGCTCGACCATGCCGTCGGCCTGTCGTTCAAGTCGAACTTTCACTTCGCGCTGGTAGGGCATTTGCTGAAGGGCTTTCGGCACCCGACGCCAACCACCGTGTCGCGCACGTCCCGCGTACTGACGATGCTGCTCGGGATCGTTGCGAAACCGCACCGGCGGGACAAGTTCGAGGTAACGCCGGACAGTGTCGCCTATCTGACCG CGCTCGTTTGCTTCTCGGAGGAGGTACGCTCACGCTGCCACGTCAAACACACCGTACCGCGATGGCCCGTAGAGTCGGGCGGTTCGGGCGATTCGGCCAGTGGTAGCAGTAGTGATCCGTCGGCACCAAACTCGGCCGGCGGTGGCCCACTAACGGGTGGATCGGGCCCTAGCGGCTCCAGCGGCTCCGGTGGCCATAGTGTGCGCCGTCAAAAGTCCTGGGATATGTTGGACCAGTCCGCTATCCAGTACGCACGCCAGTCGCACAAAGTACAGCAGCACCAG